From Echinicola soli, a single genomic window includes:
- a CDS encoding chorismate-binding protein gives MMNTPTADTHLITQEEVLDRWLCSALEGGFQIAIWRAPKSNSVQLILDQTKEIKRVNLELDILPQGFIAHPFADQEDQKAFFLEASDYFKFDIDTPMTEAEDELYKKAKRSPTEIKGQVNQLLRKAQPEKNSFQFSSTSKSSFIEFVEKGIKAIQDGKLSKVVPARIQKVHLKDNFDLTKTFLELCQRYPDAFVNFFHIPNVGTWLGATPEILIKTEGLYFHTMALAGTQKAEGEDPVRNAAWKQKEIEEQAMVSRYIVNNFKKIRLREYEENGPKTVKAGNLLHLRSDFRVNMEATNFPQLGSVMLKLLHPTSAVCGTPREDSMKFILEHESFDRCFFAGFIGPVNIENRTAIYVNLRTAQLINEDVLLYAGAGVTADSVPEKEWEETTLKCDIIGKFIQ, from the coding sequence ATGATGAATACACCAACCGCAGATACTCATCTCATCACACAGGAAGAAGTACTGGACAGGTGGCTTTGCTCTGCCTTAGAGGGAGGTTTCCAAATTGCCATTTGGAGGGCTCCTAAATCAAACAGTGTACAGCTTATTCTAGACCAAACCAAGGAAATAAAACGGGTAAACCTTGAGCTGGATATCCTTCCGCAAGGTTTTATCGCGCATCCCTTTGCTGACCAAGAAGATCAAAAAGCTTTTTTTCTCGAAGCTTCAGATTATTTCAAATTCGATATAGATACGCCCATGACGGAGGCCGAAGACGAACTCTATAAAAAAGCAAAGCGGTCTCCTACTGAAATAAAAGGGCAAGTAAACCAACTGTTGCGAAAAGCACAACCTGAAAAAAACAGTTTCCAGTTTTCCTCTACTTCGAAATCCAGTTTTATTGAATTTGTGGAGAAGGGGATTAAAGCGATTCAAGATGGTAAATTATCCAAAGTAGTCCCTGCACGGATTCAAAAAGTTCACCTCAAGGACAATTTTGACCTTACAAAGACCTTTCTGGAGCTATGTCAGCGATATCCGGACGCTTTTGTCAACTTCTTTCATATCCCCAACGTGGGTACATGGCTGGGTGCCACCCCTGAAATACTTATCAAGACAGAAGGCCTATACTTCCATACCATGGCCCTCGCCGGAACACAAAAGGCAGAAGGAGAAGACCCTGTAAGGAATGCTGCTTGGAAGCAAAAAGAGATTGAAGAGCAGGCCATGGTCAGCCGATACATTGTCAACAATTTTAAAAAAATCCGCCTGCGGGAGTATGAAGAAAATGGTCCCAAAACGGTAAAAGCTGGCAATCTTTTACACCTGAGGTCAGACTTTAGGGTAAACATGGAAGCCACCAACTTTCCACAACTCGGATCAGTAATGTTAAAACTTCTGCATCCCACTTCAGCGGTGTGCGGTACTCCACGGGAGGACTCCATGAAATTTATTTTAGAACATGAATCATTTGATCGATGTTTCTTTGCTGGTTTTATCGGACCGGTGAATATCGAAAACCGAACAGCCATCTACGTCAACTTAAGAACTGCTCAGCTTATCAATGAGGATGTGCTCCTTTACGCTGGAGCTGGCGTAACGGCTGATTCCGTCCCGGAAAAAGAATGGGAAGAGACGACGTTAAAATGTGACATTATCGGAAAATTCATTCAATAG
- a CDS encoding hotdog fold thioesterase has translation MIFPKNLSLDILNQFGKGNMLEHLGIIFTKIGDDFIEATMPVDHRTKQPFGLLHGGASVVLAETLGSVASSCCVDPEKQYCVGLDINANHIKAVRSGLVTGIATPIHIGKKTHVWEIKVITEEDKLACISRITMAVLDKKS, from the coding sequence ATGATATTTCCCAAAAACCTCAGCCTTGATATCTTGAATCAGTTTGGCAAAGGTAACATGTTAGAGCATTTAGGGATTATTTTCACTAAAATCGGTGATGATTTCATAGAAGCCACCATGCCAGTTGATCATAGAACAAAACAGCCCTTTGGTTTGTTACATGGTGGAGCCAGTGTGGTATTGGCAGAGACCTTGGGAAGCGTGGCATCGTCATGCTGCGTGGATCCAGAAAAACAATATTGTGTAGGCCTCGATATTAATGCCAACCACATCAAGGCTGTTCGATCAGGGTTGGTCACAGGCATTGCCACTCCAATTCATATTGGAAAAAAAACACATGTTTGGGAAATAAAAGTCATTACAGAAGAAGACAAATTAGCCTGTATCAGTCGGATTACGATGGCTGTGCTGGATAAAAAATCATGA
- a CDS encoding histidine phosphatase family protein → MSTKKIYLVRHGQTDYNLQGVVQGSGIDAPINETGKKQAEAFYEAHKHIKFDKIYYTGLQRTRQSIEKFLNNGVPNESLPDLNEISWGKYEGVPMSKDEHSYYQGMLEKWSDGELDFSIEGGESPNMVFARLKRGLDHILSQEGETILICMHGRAMRVMLSLMLDYDLRFMDVFDHHNLGYYELTVKSNGRFVLDRYNNVKHLKAKGLIG, encoded by the coding sequence TTGAGTACTAAAAAAATATACCTTGTCCGCCATGGGCAGACCGACTATAATCTTCAGGGAGTGGTGCAGGGAAGTGGTATTGATGCTCCTATTAATGAAACGGGTAAAAAGCAAGCAGAAGCTTTTTATGAAGCGCATAAGCATATCAAGTTTGATAAGATTTATTATACTGGATTGCAACGCACCCGGCAATCCATCGAGAAATTCTTGAACAATGGGGTTCCTAATGAATCGCTACCTGACCTGAATGAAATCAGCTGGGGTAAATACGAAGGCGTTCCGATGAGTAAAGATGAGCATTCTTACTATCAGGGGATGCTTGAAAAATGGTCGGATGGAGAATTGGATTTTTCGATCGAAGGAGGGGAATCACCAAATATGGTTTTTGCCAGGTTAAAAAGAGGCCTGGATCACATTTTGTCCCAAGAAGGGGAAACCATTTTGATCTGTATGCATGGGAGGGCCATGCGAGTGATGCTAAGTTTAATGTTGGACTACGACCTGCGGTTTATGGATGTTTTCGATCATCATAATCTTGGTTACTATGAATTGACCGTAAAAAGTAACGGGAGATTTGTCTTAGATCGCTATAACAACGTGAAGCATTTAAAGGCTAAAGGATTGATTGGATAA
- a CDS encoding zinc ribbon domain-containing protein has product MESTVAQKLDAIYNLQKLDSRLDAIFKIRGALPEEVQDLEDEIAGYETRLEKFNNDIVALENEIKKHKEAIKDSEKLIKKYQDQQMNVRNNREYDAITKELELQDLEIQVSKKKIGEAEIKIEGKKRDLDDLQEILKDRKKDLDTKKEELDTIVSESESEESKLKTEREKATKKIEDRLIKSYKKIRANAKNGLAVVEVKRGACGGCFNIVPPQRQADIREKKKLIVCEHCGRILADVADEIEDETLPKKKRSSRAKK; this is encoded by the coding sequence ATGGAAAGTACAGTCGCACAGAAACTTGATGCCATTTATAATCTTCAGAAATTAGACTCCCGCTTAGATGCTATTTTTAAAATTCGGGGAGCCCTTCCAGAAGAAGTTCAAGATTTAGAGGACGAAATAGCAGGCTACGAAACAAGGTTAGAGAAATTCAACAATGACATCGTGGCCCTTGAGAATGAAATCAAGAAGCACAAAGAAGCTATCAAGGACTCTGAAAAACTCATCAAGAAATATCAGGATCAGCAGATGAACGTCAGAAACAACCGTGAGTATGACGCCATCACCAAGGAACTGGAATTACAGGACCTTGAAATCCAGGTTTCCAAAAAGAAAATTGGAGAAGCTGAGATAAAGATAGAAGGTAAAAAAAGAGACTTGGATGATCTTCAGGAAATCTTAAAGGATCGTAAAAAGGATCTGGACACCAAAAAAGAAGAATTGGATACAATCGTCTCCGAAAGTGAATCTGAAGAGAGCAAGCTGAAAACCGAAAGGGAAAAAGCTACCAAGAAAATCGAAGACCGCCTTATTAAATCCTACAAGAAGATCAGGGCCAATGCCAAAAACGGGCTGGCTGTAGTAGAAGTGAAAAGAGGTGCATGTGGTGGCTGTTTTAATATCGTTCCTCCCCAACGTCAAGCGGACATTAGAGAAAAGAAAAAACTCATTGTCTGTGAGCACTGTGGGAGAATTCTGGCAGATGTAGCCGATGAAATCGAAGACGAAACACTTCCAAAGAAAAAAAGAAGCTCTAGAGCTAAAAAATAA
- a CDS encoding Nif3-like dinuclear metal center hexameric protein, which translates to MVNLISDVVSYLESIAPPAYQESYDNAQLITGNASDEVTGILCSLDVTEDVVQEAIDLKCNMIVAHHPIVFKGLKSLTGKNYVERTVIKAIKNNIAIYAIHTNLDNVHTGVNKRIADKIGLVNTKILAPKKGILMKLTAFVPVADTPLVLQGLYQAGAGAIGEYSNCSFRVEGTGTFLPSDQANPTIGKKGATEEVNENRIEVIFPAYLQGKIIRALKECHPYEEVAYYLQQTENEHQEVGSGMVGELESPMAESTFLQHLKSAMNLNVIKHTPLLDRPIKHVAICGGAGIFLLGAAKSAKADIFITADIKYHEFFDADNQLVISDIGHYESEIYTKDLLLEILSQNFSNIALYLTKVITNPITYV; encoded by the coding sequence ATGGTTAATTTGATTAGTGACGTAGTCTCCTACTTGGAAAGCATCGCTCCACCGGCCTATCAGGAATCTTATGACAATGCCCAATTGATCACCGGGAATGCCTCTGATGAGGTTACGGGGATACTCTGCAGCTTGGATGTCACCGAGGACGTGGTCCAAGAAGCCATCGACCTAAAGTGTAACATGATCGTCGCTCACCACCCCATTGTTTTTAAAGGACTCAAAAGCCTTACTGGTAAAAATTACGTAGAAAGAACAGTCATCAAAGCCATCAAAAATAACATCGCCATTTATGCCATCCATACCAATCTGGACAATGTCCATACCGGAGTAAACAAGCGAATTGCCGACAAAATAGGATTGGTAAACACCAAAATTCTCGCTCCCAAAAAGGGTATTTTAATGAAACTTACGGCTTTTGTCCCCGTAGCGGACACACCGCTTGTACTCCAAGGACTCTATCAAGCTGGCGCAGGAGCCATTGGAGAGTACAGTAATTGCAGTTTCAGAGTAGAAGGGACAGGAACCTTCCTCCCTTCAGACCAGGCCAACCCTACCATCGGAAAAAAGGGAGCTACAGAAGAAGTCAATGAAAACAGGATAGAAGTTATCTTCCCTGCCTATCTGCAAGGAAAAATCATCCGTGCCCTTAAAGAATGTCATCCCTATGAAGAGGTCGCCTATTACTTACAACAAACAGAAAATGAACACCAAGAAGTCGGCTCAGGGATGGTTGGTGAACTGGAATCCCCTATGGCAGAAAGCACCTTTCTCCAGCACCTCAAAAGTGCCATGAACCTTAACGTCATCAAGCACACTCCACTTTTGGATCGCCCCATAAAACATGTCGCCATCTGTGGTGGAGCGGGCATATTTTTACTGGGTGCTGCAAAAAGCGCCAAGGCTGATATTTTCATCACGGCTGACATAAAATACCATGAATTCTTTGATGCTGACAATCAATTAGTTATATCCGATATTGGGCATTACGAAAGTGAAATCTACACAAAAGATTTATTATTAGAGATATTGTCACAAAATTTTAGTAATATTGCACTCTATTTGACAAAAGTCATTACGAATCCCATAACTTACGTATAG
- the lpxK gene encoding tetraacyldisaccharide 4'-kinase: MRPYHLLLYPFSFLYDGITRLRNRMFDRGVKKSVVFRIPTVVVGNLSMGGTGKTPMVEFLIRAFKDNYAVATLSRGYGRKTAGYLLADQSSGPAEIGDEPFQIYSKFGSEISVAVGEQRAEAIPQIIAGCPETELVILDDAFQHRYVKGDFNLLLTTFQRPFFTDHVVPMGMLRENRSGANRAHAVVVTKCPENLDEATKFQFVQKILGYAPKDCPVFFAGLEYGQPYNIRSNKEEPIQEVILLSGIANNSLLQKKVGETYELLETLEYSDHHHYTERDMGKISERFNIHKDKSPVLLTTEKDAVKLKADKLLRYLQEIPIFALPVQVKMEEEEKNTLLEHVTKAIRNKGYQREV; encoded by the coding sequence ATGCGCCCTTATCATCTTTTATTGTATCCTTTTTCATTTTTATACGATGGGATTACCCGTCTAAGGAACAGGATGTTTGATCGGGGGGTCAAGAAAAGTGTGGTCTTCCGGATTCCTACTGTCGTGGTGGGAAACTTGTCCATGGGAGGGACTGGCAAGACACCAATGGTGGAGTTCTTGATCAGGGCCTTTAAGGATAATTATGCAGTGGCGACGCTGAGCAGAGGGTATGGCCGCAAAACAGCGGGGTATCTTTTGGCGGACCAAAGCTCCGGACCAGCGGAAATAGGAGATGAACCTTTTCAGATATATAGCAAGTTTGGCAGTGAGATTTCAGTGGCAGTAGGAGAGCAGCGCGCTGAGGCTATCCCGCAGATCATCGCAGGGTGTCCTGAAACTGAATTGGTTATTTTAGATGATGCTTTTCAGCATCGATACGTTAAAGGGGATTTCAACTTGTTGCTTACTACGTTTCAGCGTCCTTTTTTTACGGATCACGTGGTGCCTATGGGTATGCTAAGAGAAAACAGAAGCGGGGCAAATCGTGCCCATGCTGTGGTGGTAACCAAGTGTCCGGAAAATCTAGATGAAGCTACGAAGTTTCAGTTTGTACAAAAAATCTTGGGTTATGCCCCAAAGGACTGTCCTGTGTTTTTTGCTGGCCTTGAGTATGGCCAACCTTATAATATTAGAAGTAATAAGGAGGAGCCAATTCAGGAGGTGATTTTGCTCAGTGGCATTGCCAATAATAGCTTGTTGCAGAAAAAGGTGGGGGAAACCTATGAGCTGTTGGAAACACTGGAGTACAGTGATCATCATCATTATACGGAGCGGGATATGGGAAAAATTTCGGAGCGGTTTAACATACATAAGGATAAATCCCCCGTCCTCCTTACCACAGAGAAAGACGCTGTCAAACTTAAAGCGGATAAATTGCTTAGATATTTACAGGAAATTCCGATTTTTGCGTTACCTGTTCAGGTGAAAATGGAAGAGGAAGAAAAAAACACCTTGTTAGAACATGTAACCAAGGCCATAAGAAATAAAGGTTATCAACGTGAAGTTTAA
- a CDS encoding putative porin, translating to MKFKYLFVLFISILCFNQLAFAQTRTREGGENQEEGKEPQRGGLIDDSTKMVYGPTTTLYFQEKNLRFNKMEKTPLDTGLTGFHNFEPVFHSGHKYQGLANIGSAAKPVYYTLPGLIGATSGFSVYDLYYHSPDSMLYFDTKSPYTKLEAFFGGGNRNMLNVAFARNVNPRWNIGFNFNTIKARKTLNPNARDDNMVEQTSYSLHTNYRSKDEKYFLLANFSRMHHNVFESGGIIPETVDSTSLYFTYEDSKVWLSNSEATDIRQDYHLYHQYNILEEWQVYHVFDKKKQGLSFFSDLTTNDSVYFNYFGLPRMINEDSTYNYHHFSEVRNEAGFKGDFGPVYYNAFVKFRTGTFSSPNFESDYKFNEVYIGGALRGEINDQWSFEADGEYLIPSGYRINGYFHSPFLDVSYTKASYKPTAMQEMYRGNHYSWTNSFSNIGVDQIKGVIKADFTKISVRPSLTINRVNNYVYFDENQEATQADGGAFMVIPGVTADFTFWEKLRWQSEVIYTAITGDAADVFRIPDLYARSRLFFDGPMFDEHLYIQFGIEGRYKSSYNAEAYMPATQQFYLQNEFDVYAYPVLDAFVDLRINRTRVLFRYNHLNGGFMQRQGYFVTPYYTGLKGSLDLGISWYFFD from the coding sequence GTGAAGTTTAAGTACCTATTTGTTTTATTTATATCGATCTTATGTTTTAATCAACTTGCTTTCGCCCAAACGCGTACGAGGGAAGGTGGTGAAAACCAGGAAGAAGGAAAAGAACCACAGCGAGGAGGATTGATCGATGATTCGACCAAAATGGTCTATGGTCCTACCACGACCCTGTATTTTCAAGAGAAAAACCTTAGGTTTAACAAGATGGAGAAAACGCCCCTCGATACGGGATTGACGGGATTTCATAATTTTGAACCGGTTTTTCATAGTGGGCATAAGTATCAGGGGTTAGCTAATATTGGAAGTGCCGCCAAGCCGGTTTATTATACGCTGCCGGGTTTGATAGGTGCGACGTCTGGTTTTAGTGTTTATGATCTGTATTATCATTCACCGGACAGCATGCTGTATTTTGATACCAAGTCTCCATACACCAAGTTGGAGGCTTTTTTTGGAGGGGGAAACCGAAATATGCTAAATGTGGCCTTTGCCCGGAATGTGAATCCGAGATGGAATATCGGCTTTAACTTTAATACGATAAAGGCCCGAAAAACACTGAATCCCAATGCACGTGACGATAATATGGTGGAGCAAACTTCCTACTCCCTCCATACAAACTATCGGTCCAAGGATGAAAAGTATTTCCTGCTGGCCAACTTTTCCAGGATGCACCATAATGTGTTTGAAAGTGGTGGGATTATTCCTGAAACGGTGGATTCGACCTCCCTTTATTTTACGTACGAGGATTCGAAAGTGTGGCTGAGTAACAGTGAGGCCACTGATATTAGACAGGATTATCACCTGTATCATCAATATAATATCTTGGAAGAATGGCAGGTATATCATGTCTTTGATAAGAAGAAGCAGGGACTATCGTTTTTTTCTGATTTGACTACGAATGACTCTGTCTACTTTAACTATTTTGGTCTGCCCAGGATGATAAATGAAGACAGTACGTATAATTATCACCATTTCTCTGAAGTAAGAAATGAAGCTGGGTTCAAAGGAGACTTTGGGCCGGTCTATTATAATGCCTTCGTAAAGTTTAGGACTGGAACGTTTTCCAGCCCTAATTTTGAGAGTGATTATAAGTTCAATGAAGTTTATATCGGAGGCGCCCTTCGAGGGGAAATAAACGATCAGTGGTCTTTTGAAGCGGATGGGGAATATTTGATCCCTAGTGGATACAGGATCAACGGTTATTTCCATTCGCCATTCTTGGATGTGAGTTATACAAAAGCATCCTATAAGCCCACGGCCATGCAGGAAATGTATCGTGGAAACCACTATTCCTGGACCAATAGTTTCTCCAATATCGGGGTCGATCAAATCAAAGGCGTGATCAAAGCCGATTTTACCAAGATTTCCGTAAGGCCCAGTCTTACTATTAATCGGGTGAACAATTACGTGTACTTTGATGAAAACCAAGAAGCAACCCAAGCGGATGGGGGTGCATTTATGGTCATTCCGGGGGTTACCGCGGATTTTACCTTCTGGGAAAAGCTGAGGTGGCAGAGTGAAGTGATTTATACTGCTATTACAGGCGATGCTGCAGATGTATTCAGAATTCCAGATTTATATGCTCGTAGTAGGCTGTTTTTTGACGGCCCCATGTTTGATGAGCATTTGTATATCCAATTTGGAATAGAGGGAAGGTATAAGAGTAGTTATAATGCAGAGGCTTATATGCCGGCCACCCAGCAGTTTTATTTGCAAAACGAGTTTGATGTCTATGCCTATCCAGTCCTGGATGCTTTTGTGGACTTACGGATAAACAGGACAAGGGTACTGTTTAGGTATAATCACCTGAACGGTGGTTTTATGCAGCGGCAAGGTTACTTTGTGACCCCTTATTATACTGGGCTAAAAGGATCCCTGGATTTGGGAATCAGTTGGTATTTCTTTGATTAG
- the miaE gene encoding tRNA-(ms[2]io[6]A)-hydroxylase: MSWEESTKNKMLNLQLPTDPRWVDIASMNLEDILVDHAYCEQKAASSCISLIVRYPNLDRLVDVLTPVVAEEWAHFERVMEQIRKRGFQFEKPRKDMYVVKLSEFIQKGGSKRAQLTELLLMNALIEARSCERFKLLWKNIEDEELQQFYYELMVSEAGHYVNFIDLAKHYHDPEEVDKRWKQWLAHEAKVLKELEIRPDRMH, encoded by the coding sequence ATGAGTTGGGAAGAAAGTACAAAAAACAAAATGCTAAATCTCCAGCTGCCCACTGATCCCAGGTGGGTGGATATAGCATCGATGAATTTGGAAGACATTCTGGTAGACCATGCTTATTGCGAGCAAAAAGCTGCGTCATCCTGTATTTCGTTGATCGTACGCTATCCAAACCTGGATAGGTTGGTGGATGTGCTTACTCCAGTGGTAGCGGAGGAATGGGCGCATTTTGAAAGGGTGATGGAGCAGATCAGAAAGCGTGGGTTTCAGTTTGAAAAACCTCGGAAGGATATGTATGTGGTCAAGCTTAGTGAATTTATTCAGAAAGGTGGCAGTAAAAGGGCGCAGTTGACAGAGCTTCTTCTGATGAACGCACTGATAGAAGCCCGAAGCTGTGAGCGCTTCAAGTTGCTCTGGAAAAACATAGAAGATGAGGAGTTACAGCAGTTTTATTATGAACTGATGGTCTCTGAGGCGGGACATTATGTGAATTTTATTGACTTGGCCAAGCACTACCATGACCCAGAGGAAGTGGATAAGCGATGGAAGCAATGGCTTGCCCATGAAGCCAAAGTGCTAAAAGAGCTCGAAATACGACCAGATCGGATGCATTGA
- a CDS encoding ABC transporter permease codes for MELLENIKEALRSIKSNRLRTILTGLIIAIGITALVGMLTAIDGMKAQIEESFSGLGANNFDVRSKNTSGQRVTRSGVTEKQFKPVSYKDALDFKTAYTARGMATVSTRVSGSAEIKRGSDITNPNVRIIGVDENYVLINGQNIKEGRNFSNVEIEYGNNVCLIGSEIVELLFESHEDPVGAHVSFFGNRYSIVGVLEEQGSVGNDSGVDRTILIPVENASRLDQTGGFWYTITISTADPTKMDYEMGQATGLMRKVREDRVGELDSFEVVKSNNVGESLEEVAGYLRIGGFGIGFITLLGASVGLMNIMLVSVTERTREIGIRKALGATPKRIRQQFLIEAIVICVFGGIFGVLIGMGIGNIVANFVGPGGFLVPWLWMLLAFMICILVGLVSGVIPAIKASKLDPIEALRYE; via the coding sequence ATGGAATTGCTCGAGAATATTAAAGAGGCACTGAGGTCAATTAAGTCCAATAGGTTAAGGACCATTTTAACAGGACTGATCATCGCTATTGGCATCACTGCACTGGTAGGGATGCTGACGGCTATTGATGGGATGAAAGCACAGATTGAAGAGAGTTTCAGTGGCTTGGGAGCTAATAATTTCGATGTACGTTCTAAAAACACATCAGGACAACGGGTGACCCGGTCTGGTGTGACCGAGAAGCAGTTTAAGCCTGTGAGTTATAAGGATGCGCTGGACTTTAAAACTGCTTATACTGCCCGCGGAATGGCCACAGTCTCCACTCGAGTAAGTGGATCTGCAGAGATAAAGCGTGGTTCCGACATTACTAATCCCAATGTCAGGATAATTGGCGTGGACGAAAATTATGTCCTGATCAATGGCCAAAATATTAAAGAGGGAAGAAATTTCAGTAACGTCGAAATTGAGTACGGAAATAATGTGTGCCTGATAGGCAGTGAAATCGTGGAATTACTTTTCGAGAGCCATGAAGATCCTGTAGGAGCGCATGTTTCATTTTTTGGCAATCGGTATTCGATCGTCGGGGTTTTGGAAGAGCAGGGATCCGTAGGGAATGATTCGGGGGTGGACCGCACGATTTTGATTCCTGTGGAAAATGCTTCACGCCTTGATCAGACAGGTGGTTTTTGGTATACGATCACCATTTCTACTGCAGATCCTACCAAAATGGATTATGAAATGGGACAAGCAACTGGGCTAATGCGGAAAGTCCGTGAAGATAGGGTAGGGGAGTTGGATTCTTTCGAAGTGGTCAAATCCAATAATGTAGGAGAAAGCTTGGAAGAAGTGGCGGGTTATTTGAGGATAGGTGGCTTTGGGATCGGATTTATCACGCTGCTGGGAGCTTCAGTGGGGTTGATGAACATTATGCTGGTTTCAGTGACAGAAAGAACCCGCGAGATCGGCATTCGAAAAGCTCTGGGTGCTACCCCTAAAAGGATCCGTCAGCAGTTTTTGATTGAAGCCATCGTCATTTGTGTATTCGGGGGGATTTTTGGAGTGCTCATAGGAATGGGCATAGGGAATATTGTGGCCAATTTTGTGGGGCCAGGAGGCTTTTTAGTCCCTTGGCTTTGGATGCTGCTGGCGTTTATGATTTGTATTTTGGTAGGTTTGGTATCCGGGGTAATTCCTGCCATCAAGGCGAGCAAGCTTGATCCTATCGAAGCACTCCGATATGAATAA
- a CDS encoding DUF805 domain-containing protein: MKTILEPTGRITRRKYLVMFVLFYFINLLCIMLIYESIKAENWLTFAVFGILLITTIVLLLVQAIKRLHDIGMDWKYALYLLIPPPVNLIGFVYLAIKAGHSGPNKFGPDPRKTDVV, encoded by the coding sequence ATGAAAACCATTCTTGAACCTACAGGGAGAATTACAAGGAGAAAGTACCTGGTAATGTTTGTACTATTCTATTTCATCAACCTCCTGTGCATTATGTTGATCTATGAATCCATTAAGGCCGAAAACTGGCTCACCTTTGCTGTTTTTGGCATTCTGCTTATCACCACTATTGTTTTGCTTTTGGTGCAGGCGATCAAACGACTTCATGACATTGGGATGGATTGGAAGTATGCGCTATACCTGCTCATTCCACCTCCTGTCAACCTAATTGGTTTTGTTTACCTGGCCATTAAAGCTGGACACAGTGGGCCAAATAAATTTGGGCCAGACCCAAGAAAAACAGATGTTGTTTAG
- the mtaB gene encoding tRNA (N(6)-L-threonylcarbamoyladenosine(37)-C(2))-methylthiotransferase MtaB, which yields MKKVAFYTLGCKLNYSETSTISRQFEEKGYKKVGFEDTPDIFIINTCSVTENADKKCKKIVKEAKKISPNSYVTIIGCYAQLKPQEISEIKGVDAVLGAAEKFRLIELLDGFAKEQETKVLASEIQEATAFNNAYSMHDRTRTFLKVQDGCNYGCAFCTIPLARGKSRSDSIENILQSAKEIASTDVKEVVLTGVNIGDFGIQGGKRKEKFVDLVQKLDEIEGIDRFRISSIEPNLLTNEIIEYASRSKRFVPHFHIPLQSGSNTILRKMGRRYLRELYVDRVTKIKSLMPHCCIGVDVIVGFPGETDELFLETYNFLNELPISYLHVFTYSERPNTRATEMEDVVPMKVRNQRSKMLRILSEKKRRKFYEENLKGTFDVLFEEDIDNGMMHGFTENYIRVAAKYDPLLINEIKKVTLWDINEKGTVDVVEPEIVYEQH from the coding sequence GTGAAAAAGGTAGCATTTTATACATTGGGTTGCAAGCTAAACTATTCTGAAACTTCCACCATTAGTCGACAATTTGAAGAAAAAGGCTATAAAAAGGTCGGGTTTGAGGACACTCCGGACATTTTCATTATCAACACCTGTTCGGTGACAGAGAATGCTGACAAAAAATGTAAAAAGATCGTCAAAGAGGCCAAAAAGATCTCTCCAAACTCCTATGTAACCATTATTGGATGCTACGCCCAGCTGAAGCCCCAAGAAATCTCGGAAATAAAGGGAGTAGACGCTGTTCTGGGAGCTGCCGAAAAGTTCAGGTTGATCGAACTCCTTGATGGATTTGCCAAAGAACAGGAGACCAAAGTCCTTGCTTCGGAAATTCAAGAAGCCACCGCATTTAACAATGCCTACTCCATGCATGACCGCACCCGTACCTTCCTGAAAGTCCAAGATGGCTGCAATTATGGCTGTGCATTCTGCACCATTCCCCTTGCAAGAGGCAAAAGTCGCAGTGACAGTATCGAAAATATCCTGCAATCGGCCAAGGAAATTGCCTCCACTGATGTAAAGGAAGTGGTACTGACAGGGGTCAATATCGGAGACTTCGGAATACAAGGAGGCAAACGAAAAGAAAAATTCGTTGACCTTGTCCAAAAGCTGGACGAAATTGAGGGAATTGACAGGTTTCGAATTTCATCCATTGAGCCTAACCTGCTTACTAACGAGATCATAGAATATGCTTCCCGTTCAAAGCGTTTTGTACCTCATTTCCACATCCCACTCCAATCAGGCAGCAATACCATCCTGAGAAAGATGGGAAGGAGATATCTTCGTGAACTTTATGTGGACAGGGTTACCAAAATAAAATCACTAATGCCGCACTGCTGTATCGGTGTTGATGTCATCGTAGGTTTCCCCGGTGAAACTGATGAGCTTTTCCTTGAAACCTATAATTTCCTAAACGAACTACCAATATCTTACCTTCATGTATTCACCTATTCTGAAAGACCAAATACCAGGGCTACAGAAATGGAGGATGTCGTCCCAATGAAAGTCCGAAATCAACGTTCCAAAATGCTGCGGATACTTTCAGAGAAAAAAAGGAGGAAATTTTACGAAGAAAATCTGAAAGGCACTTTCGATGTGTTGTTTGAAGAGGACATTGATAATGGCATGATGCATGGATTTACAGAAAACTACATACGAGTAGCCGCTAAATACGATCCACTGCTAATCAATGAAATCAAAAAAGTCACCCTCTGGGACATCAATGAAAAAGGAACTGTAGACGTGGTGGAACCTGAAATTGTTTATGAACAACATTAA